The sequence ATAGCCGTGCAAGTAATACATAATGCTTCGCAAAAAAAACTATGATGACCACCGTATAAGGATTATGGAGTTCCAATAAAAAAGTCCTTGAGAGCTTAAAACCCTTACGTCAGGTTGAGCAACAGCAAAATCAGCAATCGTTTTATGTACCGCCAGAGGATAATTGTTGGGTAGTTATGCAAGTCAAAAAATGGTTCCGTTAATAATTGGATTTAAAACGTTCCCAATAATGGCAACACTTTCTTTTTCAGTATTTTTATTAAATCTGGTGACATGTAATCATATTCGTCAGGGATATCTAAACACACTACTCGTTTCCCTTTCATAAATGATTTAAAGTTTTTCGATAATTTATTCTTATGGGAATTTTCCATTACAAAAATTATATCAGCCCATTCAATGCTTTCTGTTGATAAAAGATTTTCTGCACCTTTATTTAAACCAGCAGATTCTACTTCTACCCCTTCATATTCTGAAAAAATTGCTTCTGCGGTGGGGCTGCGTAATTTATTTTGACTGCATAGAAATAATAGTTTTTTCATACTAATAATTTAGAGACGGCGTACATACTGCAATGTCTATCAAAAATGTTTTGAATTAAAGTCCCGAGCAGACAAGCTGTAAAGCACCCCACAATCTTTAGCGCTAAAGCGCAACTACAAACATGAAAAAACCGGGCATTTTAAACCCGGTTTCTTAATATACTTATACCAACTCTGGCAATTATTAACCTAAAATTTAGACCATCTGTGATGTTTCTACTGTAGGTTGTGGCTGAGGTTGGAACATGAATAAGGAGTAAACTACATCGCGGCGGATGTTGGTCATCATATCCAGGAATAGTTCGTAACCTTCGCTCTTATATTCAATTAATGGGTCTTTTTGACCGTAACCGCGCAATCCGACTGATTCTCTTAAGGCTTCCATTTGCTGCAAATGCTCGCGCCATAAGGTGTCAATTCGCTGCAAGATAAAGAATCGCTCTGCTTGACGCATTAATCCGGGTTGAATTTGGTCAACTTCGGCTTCTTTCATGTCGTAAGCGATGCGAACTTGCTCGTGTAAAAAGGCTTTGATTTCGCTCATGGACATGTCTTCTAAATGAGAAGGCTGTAAGTCCGATAGCAGATAAACGAATTCTTTGACTTTTTCGGCTAATTTATCTAGCTCCCATTCTTCCGATGGTAAGTCTGGATTAACGTAATAATCAACGATGTCATCCATCGTTTTCTCGGCATATTTAATTACCTGCTCTTTTAAATCTTGCCCTTCTAATACTCTACGACGTTCGGCGTAAATTGCTCGACGCTGATTGTTCATTACTTCGTCGTACTCGAATACCTGTTTACGAATGTCGTAATAATAGGTTTCGACTTTTTTCTGGGCACCTTCTAAGCTGCGAGTTAGCATACCCGATTCAATGGGCATGTCTTCTTCTACTCGGAACATGTTCATTAATCCAGCCACGCGATCGCCACCGAATATTCTCATTAAGTTGTCTTCTAAACTTAAGAAAAATCTGGTGGAACCGGGGTCACCTTGTCTTCCGGCACGTCCTCGCAGTTGGTTGTCAATGCGTCGCGATTCGTGGCGTTCGGTACCAATTACGTGCAAACCGCCCAAGGAAATGATTTTATCGTGTTCTTTGTCGGTAAATGCTTCGTATTCTTCTTTAACGCGGTTGTATGCTTCCCGCAATTTCTGAATTACCGGATTTTCGGTTGGTGCTTTCTCGACTGCAACCGCAATTTTATCTTCAGCTTCGAGTTCGGATAAGCTACGTTCGCCAAATTCTTTGACAGCAGCTTCGGTTGCTTGTTTAAGAATATTTTCGGCTTCTTTACTTATCTGAGTTGGAAATACTTTCGGCGAAGCTTTCCAAGTTTTAACTTTTTTACCGGGGACAAAACCTTGTCCACCAGCGGGATTAGTTGGTAATGTTGCTTTATGGGGCGAAAATGTATCTTCGTCTTCTGGCTTCACGATACGTGGCATTAAAAATTCACGAACTTTTAAACGTGCCATGTATTCGGCATTACCACCCAAGATAATATCGGTACCTCTACCAGCCATATTGGTGGCGATAGTTACCATGCCGCCGCGTCCAGCTTGAGCTACAATTTCAGCTTCCCTTTCTACGTTTTCAGGTCTGGCGTTAAGTAGCTCGTGAGCAATACCAATTTCCTTGAGTAATTGGCTGAGATATTCCGATTTTTCTACACTTGTGGTTCCGACTAAAACAGGTCTGCCGGTTTCGTGCATTTCGGCACATTCTTTAGCAATGGCTTTCCATTTACCGACTTCTGTTTTAAATACCATGTCAGGCAAATCTTGACGCTGCCTGACTCGGTTGGTAGGAATTATGGTTACTTCTAATTTGTAAATCTTTTCAAATTCAACTTCTTCTGTTTTTGCAGTACCTGTCATCCCACCTAGTTTGGGATACAGCAAAAATAAGTTTTGGTAGGTAATAGAAGCTAAGGTTTGAGTTTCGGGCTGAATATCTACATTTTCTTTAGCTTCAATTGCTTGGTGTAAACCGTCGCTCCAACGTCTTCCCGGTAATACCCTACCAGTTGATTCGTCAACAATAACTACTTCCCCATTACGAAGGATGTAGTTGACATCTGGTAAAAACAGTTCCTTGGCTTTAATTGCATTAAACATGAAATGCGCCCAAGGGTCTTCAGGATCGAATAAATCGGTTACTTCTAACAGTTCTTCGGCATAAGCAAAACCTTCATCGGTTAAAAGTACGTTACGAGCTTTTTCGTCTACTTCGTAATGTTCCTCTTTCACCAAAGCTCTAGCAATCTGAGCCGCTTTGACGTATTTCTCAGTTGGTCTTTCTACCTGACCGGAAATAATCAAGGGAGTCCGGGCTTCGTCAATTAAAATCGAATCAACTTCGTCAATTACGCAATAGTTGAACGGAAGCTGCACTACATCCGCCATTGACGTTGCCATGTTATCCCGCAGATAATCGAAACCTATTTCACTGTTGGTAACATAGGTGATATCGCATTCATAATTTTTCTTCCGTTCTACGGGAGTCATGCTTGACTGAATTAGTCCTACAGTCAATCCTAAGAAACGATGTACCTGTCCCATCCATTCAGCATCGCGGCGGGCTAAGTAATCGTTTACGGTAATTACGTGTACGCCTTTACCAGTTAATGCGTTTAGATAACTAGGTAATGTCGCAACCAGGGTTTTACCTTCCCCGGTTTTCATTTCTGCAATTTGTCCCTTGTGCAGAATCATTCCACCCAATAACTGCACGTCGAAATGACGCATCCCCAAAACTCTTCTTCCGGCTTCCCTTGTTACGGCAAAAGCTTCTGGCAGGATATCATCAAGGGACTCACCTTTACGAAGACGCTCTTTGAACTCTACGGTTTTACCCTTAAGTTGTTCGTCAGAAAGAACTTTAATTTCTTCCTCTAAGAGATTAACTTCAGTAATTAGTGGTTGGTATTTTTTTAGCTTACGAGCGTTGGGGTCGCCCAACAAGGTTTTTAACATGGCAACTTTGAATTTAACTAAACCAAGGAAGAAAGATTTTATCGACGATGGCAATTATTATAAGTACCCGTTACCTTTGATGAGCCTTTTTCGGCTTTGCAAAGGCACATTCCAAAAGAATTAACTCAAAAATAGTAAAAATACCAGCCCGAGAGCTGACCTTACAATTGGTTTTAACAAAGAACTTATATTTATCTAAGTTAATAGTATCATTTTGTCCCCAATGCAGCGCCGTAAAGCCCGACCGACAGAAGGCTGGTTTTCCGTCTTTTGGAAGATAGGTAACTGGTAATTGGTAATGGGTAATGGGTAATTGCTTATAGGTTAGGAGTTTCGGTTTTCCACCTTTGAACTTTGACCTTAAACCTTTGACCTGATTTTCCGAAAGTTGTATTCTGTCGCACCTGGATGACAGCTAACGCAACTCCCTACTTGTACGGGACGCTGTAATTCAACTTGCGGATGCAAAGCTTTGAAAAAACGCGATTTATTAATTCTATAAGGAGTTCTTTCTTCTTCTTTATGAGGACGAGAAAAAGTTGAAAGGTAGCGCCACACTAATATTCTAGGTGGGTCTATTAAAGGTTTCAATGTCGCGCCATAATGTTGTGGGTCTTGCAGCAAATTTTTCCAGGTTTGGGTTGGTAATACGGATGGTGGTATTGCAAGATGACAGCTCGAACAGTTTTCTAAATAAAGTTTTTGTCCTAACTGGTGTGCTGCTGGTACTATGTCTACGGTTCCAATCTCTGATGGAGGTACGGCACCATGAGCATTCGTTGCAAAAGTCAACAGCCAGCCCATAGCTACACTCCAAATTAATATTACCAATATTGTTCCTATCGGATTCTTCTTTAGTTGGGGACGATTGCGCCGCTTAAAATTTGCCATGAGTAATTTTGCAATACCAGATTTATTGGGCGATTTTTAACTATTAATAGTTCCTTGTTTTAGCTTTATATATAATTTTGAATTGTGTCGCGCCCGTTTAATGTATCAAATTATTAAGGGTAATGTTGCTAACCCAACATACTTGTTGCAAAAAGTATCATAAATATCTTCATTATTAACTTTAATTGGCTGCTACAAATTATATTTATTTTTAAGGTTTATTACTCATTACTCCGAATGGATTAATCTACATTAAGTTTAATCTGACACACAAACTTTTGAGGCGAGAACTGTGTCAGCAAAGGTTAAGCGCCAGAAACAATTGAACGGAACAAACATTTTCCATCTTTTACAATCAGGACTTACGCAAAGCAAAATAATCATTGCGACGCTCACTATCTCTAGGGAAGCATTTACCGGTCGGGTAATTGCGTCGCCCCTCGTGAGTAATGATACAGTTACGTTCTTTTTGCAAAGTCCTAACAATTTTAGCTCCCTGGTATGTCAGAGCAAATAATGCTAATCTGTTAGACAAGAAAATGCAAATACAATCATTGGCATTTAAGATGATTGTGATATAAATTTTTTTTAAGCTTGCGGGTCAGCAGATTACTTGTTTTTGCCTTCTTTGCGCTTATTAATCCTACTTTTACATTCGTAATAATAACTTTTTTCTTTTATCCGATTTTATTTATAAGACTTTGGCTTAATAGCTAAAATATAATTTCTAGTTTATTTAGTATTAAAGTAAAAAAATTGCACCCCGAACGTTTTCAATTGATAAAAAAGATGTCCCTAATGACCTTCGGAAATTCCAAAACTGTGCATAGCAACTCTTACAAACGATACTTAGTGTAACTACAGAATTTTACCCATACAACAGCAATTTCCACTAGGTAATATTACTCTAAGAATGTATGTCTATGTAAATTTACTAAGATTTATTCTGGAAATTTCTCCTCAATCTATGAGAAAATTTTTATTTATCAAGTTGCAGTTAGCAATACAATCTAAAGCTAAATATGTCTCATTATCAAAAGTTACTCAGAGTTTCAACC comes from Rivularia sp. PCC 7116 and encodes:
- a CDS encoding low molecular weight protein tyrosine phosphatase family protein: MKKLLFLCSQNKLRSPTAEAIFSEYEGVEVESAGLNKGAENLLSTESIEWADIIFVMENSHKNKLSKNFKSFMKGKRVVCLDIPDEYDYMSPDLIKILKKKVLPLLGTF
- the secA gene encoding preprotein translocase subunit SecA, with translation MLKTLLGDPNARKLKKYQPLITEVNLLEEEIKVLSDEQLKGKTVEFKERLRKGESLDDILPEAFAVTREAGRRVLGMRHFDVQLLGGMILHKGQIAEMKTGEGKTLVATLPSYLNALTGKGVHVITVNDYLARRDAEWMGQVHRFLGLTVGLIQSSMTPVERKKNYECDITYVTNSEIGFDYLRDNMATSMADVVQLPFNYCVIDEVDSILIDEARTPLIISGQVERPTEKYVKAAQIARALVKEEHYEVDEKARNVLLTDEGFAYAEELLEVTDLFDPEDPWAHFMFNAIKAKELFLPDVNYILRNGEVVIVDESTGRVLPGRRWSDGLHQAIEAKENVDIQPETQTLASITYQNLFLLYPKLGGMTGTAKTEEVEFEKIYKLEVTIIPTNRVRQRQDLPDMVFKTEVGKWKAIAKECAEMHETGRPVLVGTTSVEKSEYLSQLLKEIGIAHELLNARPENVEREAEIVAQAGRGGMVTIATNMAGRGTDIILGGNAEYMARLKVREFLMPRIVKPEDEDTFSPHKATLPTNPAGGQGFVPGKKVKTWKASPKVFPTQISKEAENILKQATEAAVKEFGERSLSELEAEDKIAVAVEKAPTENPVIQKLREAYNRVKEEYEAFTDKEHDKIISLGGLHVIGTERHESRRIDNQLRGRAGRQGDPGSTRFFLSLEDNLMRIFGGDRVAGLMNMFRVEEDMPIESGMLTRSLEGAQKKVETYYYDIRKQVFEYDEVMNNQRRAIYAERRRVLEGQDLKEQVIKYAEKTMDDIVDYYVNPDLPSEEWELDKLAEKVKEFVYLLSDLQPSHLEDMSMSEIKAFLHEQVRIAYDMKEAEVDQIQPGLMRQAERFFILQRIDTLWREHLQQMEALRESVGLRGYGQKDPLIEYKSEGYELFLDMMTNIRRDVVYSLFMFQPQPQPTVETSQMV